Proteins encoded by one window of Cannabis sativa cultivar Pink pepper isolate KNU-18-1 chromosome 4, ASM2916894v1, whole genome shotgun sequence:
- the LOC115714752 gene encoding NADH dehydrogenase [ubiquinone] iron-sulfur protein 4, mitochondrial: protein MASSLRRISSHGGALRTTFITASRPFSADALEVYKPGEIGMVSGVPDEHLSRRVVIYSPARTATQQGSGKLGRWKINFVSTQKWENPLMGWTSTGDPYANVGDSALGFDSEEAAKAFAEKHGWDYVVKKRNTPLLKVKAYADNFKWKGPPKTEES from the exons ATGGCTTCCTCTCTGCGACGCATCTCGAGCCATGGTGGTGCTCTTCGAACCACATTCATCACTGCCTCAAGGCCTTTCTCTGCCGATGCTTTAGAGGTTTACAAGCCTGGTGAGATCGGTATGGTCTCTGGGGTCCCCGACGAACACCTTAGTAGGCGG GTTGTGATTTACTCTCCTGCAAGAACAGCAACCCAACAAGGATCAGGAAAACTTGGGAGATGGAAAATCAACTTTGTGTCCACACAGAA GTGGGAGAATCCATTAATGGGCTGGACATCTACTGGGGATCCATATGCCAATGTTGGTGATTCTGCTCTCGGTTTTGATAGTGAAGAAGCTGCTAAGGCATTTGCAGAGAAACACGGTTGGGATTATGTG GTTAAAAAACGCAATACTCCATTATTGAAG GTGAAGGCATATGCTGACAACTTCAAGTGGAAGGGTCCCCCTAAAACAGAGGAAAGCTAA